The stretch of DNA CAGATGAAGCCCTTGACATGCTTTTTAAGAATTGGCCGGTGACGAGCGGTAGCGCTTTCTTTATGGCAATGGAGGCCTGTGCGGGCACGGTAGAGGGCATAGTAACCGAAGGGGAAGCCCAGTCCGCATTCCTTGCGGCAGCTTTTGACGCGCGAGTCGTGGTTCGGATCGCCTAGCTCTTGACTTAAAAGGACTGCCAATTTGCTCGTCTTCGGGTCAGAACCACCTGGAGGTGGCGTCCGAGGCAGGTCAGGAAGGCCGCAATGGTAAGTGCAAAGCCCGGCCACTGCGTGGCTTGGGCGGCGTCGAAAAGAGGCGTGCCGAGGAACCTGACGAAAAGACTGCGGAGTGGAAAAGGGGGGAAACCCGTCGACCGCCCCGAGCGCGCCGGCTCAGCGCTCCAATTGGATCGACGCCTGAATCAGATCCTGATGGAAGCAATGCGTGCGTAGATCCTCTGTCAACTTGACCAGCCTTTCGCGGGCCAGCCCCGGCGGGCTCGCCTCGCGTCAGCATTCCGTCGATCAGACTCTGCTGAGCGCAAATCATCTGCCGGTCGATGATCACTTGCCGTCGCGCGAGTTCCAGGTCCTTCGGGGAATAGGTCATGAGGGACTATATCATACAGGCGGGCGAGAGTAGGATTCAATTCCGGACCGCCTCGGGACTATCGCGGCCAGGTGAGTTGTCATCACTGAACGAGCCGAGGAGAGCCCGCGCCTCTCGCCCCGTGACCGAGTAGCCCGCACGAAAAATAATATTGTCGCCTGGCGCTGCGTTCGTCGCATTTGCCTTGGATAAAGCGCAATAGAGGCGCATTATTTGCATATCGACAGCCAATGAAACGGGCGCTGCCGATCAAGGGGTGGCTCCCTTCGCCCCAATCAAGGGAGGACAAGATGTCTTCCACCTTCAATCGCTCTTCATATATGGCGGCTTACGGCGACTTCTTATTCAGGGCTTCCATCCTGGCGAGCTTCGCCGTCATCATCAGTTTAATTTTGAGAGGCTGGTTATGGTAGTAATCATCACAACCGGAACTCCGACGAAACGCGACGAGAATTGGCGGCTCCGGTCCATCCTCAAGCGCGCGGACTACGCGACGATAGATCTCGTTGCTTCAGAACATGGCGACCATCACGAAGAGGTGATGGTGATAAGGCGCATCAAGGCGGCGACGATTCCCGCGCCCGCCTACCCCTCTTCGAGACGGCGGAAGCTGCATGCCGATCCTGAGGCTTTGGCATCATGGGAAAACGAAGGGGGCGCCACGCGAGATGTGGACGCGCCTGCGGACAAGAAGAATTGATGACCCGCGAGGCAATTGAGCAAGGAATGCCGGATTGGCGATCAGGCTCGGTGGTCGAAAGCCCAGCCCCTCTTAGTCTTTGGTGATGCTGAAATTCTGCCCAGTGGTATGTTGCAAAGACCTGCAGCGATCATGCCGTCGCAGGCGTGATGTCGCATTGCTCCAGCTCGGAAAGAGGTGATCAAGCGATTTCCGGTTCACCGACTTCATTCGGAGTTCGGACGGTCCTTTTACGTCCTTTTGGCCCTGATGATTGAACCTGGAAAGAGATGATTGCGAAAAATCACCACATTGGGACGCACAGGTCTGACCGCTTTCTGCCCATCCCACAATATTCAGTTTGCCAGCCGTATCGATTAGGCGCATGGTAGGTCTTCAGTAGCTGTTTCTCAGGGCGCTACTGCGTGGAGGTCGGTTTCTGCCTTCGCCCCAAATTGAAGGAGGACAGCATGTCTTCCAATCTCAACATGTCTGTGCGGACCTCTGACCTGGCTGTATTGCAGGGCGTCCTTGACGACGCCGGATATGATTGCACAAGTAGCCTTGCAGACCCGAAATATTACAACGTTGCCGTCAGACTGCTGTTCAAGCTTTATCACGACGGAATGACCTCGCCCGCCGCCCTCTCTATCGAACTCAGCCGGCACTTCGGAAAAACACCACTGCCCTCGAAATCATCCGCCGAGTTCGAAAAAAATCGCAAGCGGATGCAGGGTATCCGTTCAGCCATTGAAGTTAGGTCGCCTACCGGCGCCTGAACAGAACGTTCTCGCAAAGCTCATTCGACGAAGCCCTTACCAACGGGATGGACGGTTGCATGCCGGAGCCGTTCGAACAGCTAGAGAGCTTCTCATCGCCCTCGGCGCAAGCGTCGGAGGCGCAGGAAGTCGTTGACTCTCCGTGCCATGAACTACCTGCAGCGAAAGTGCACACGGCGCGGGATTGCGCCGGCGGTCCAAGCCGTTCACTCAAGACCTTGCTGCTGCGCTTGCGAAACCATAATGCGCAACAGCCCGCCGGGAAGCGGCACAATAATGGGCACCGTCAGAGGAGGCTAGAATGCCAGAAGCACCAAACGAATTTGCGGCCAGTCCAAACGGAGACAAATGGTATCTCGAACATAACGAAACAGCGGACCAGCATACTGTCATCCATCGCGCCAACGATGCCTCCGGCGGCACTGTGACGAGATGGCCGATTTCGAGCTTTCTGGAGCACTTCGGCGATCATCCGCAAGGTCAGGCTCTTCGCGAGGCATTGCACGATGCTGGATCAGCTGAGCAGGAAGTACCGAGTGAACATACGCCCGTTGTGCAGAAACTGGTGACTTCTTTCCCTTGGTCCCGCAAAACGCAACACGTTGAGGATTGAGTACGCTCTCACTTACCTGAAAGGGTAGCCCCACGGGCGGTCTCAGGCTCGGCATATGCAAACGATGTCAGCTGGGTCGTCGAAAAAATTCCTGGCGCGGTCCTTGACGGACCTCCGTCCACTCGTCTGTACCCCTTCAAGCAGACTGAAGATTGCCAGACCGACATCTTGCCGGACTTGTCGTCATGCTCCAAGTCGTAGCCGTTCTTCTGGCCTTTGAACGATTTCGCGCATGCCAGCGCGTTCCACGGCAGAAATATGGACGAACGCGTCCCCGCCGCCGTTGTCAGGCTGAATGAAACCAAGGTCCTTAGTGGAATTGAACAGATCCGAACCGGCGTTGATTATATGACAACACCCCCGCGCCGGCAGGATCCCGCGTTCCGGCGGGAATAACCCTTCATCCCTCATGCGCGCCGCCATGGCGCGGTCGCGGCCAGCCACTGCAGCGTGCGGGCCTCGGGATCCGGGTTGCGGGTAATATCGGTGACCACGGCGGCACTGTGGGCGCCCTTTTCCAATACCAGCGGCGCCCGTTCGGCGGTGATCCCGCCAATCGCGACAAGCGGAATCATCCCGACGCGCTGTCGCCAGTCAGCAAGGCGTTCGACGCCTTGCGGCGCCCATTTCATCGCCTTGAGGATCGTGGGCCAGACCGGCCCGAGCGCAACATAATCCGGCTCGGCCGCCAGCGCCGTCTCCAGCTCCGATATGTCGTGGGTGGAAAGGCCGAGCTTCATGCCGGCGCGACGAATGGCATTTCTATCAGCGGCCATCAGATCTTCCTGCCCGAGATGAATGAAATCGCATCCTTCATCGATCGCCAGCTTCCAGTGGTCATTGACGACCAACTGGCAACCCGCGGCCGCGCAGGCAGCCTTCGAACGCCGGATCTGCTCGCGAAGCACGGAGTCCGGGCAATCCTTGATGCGCAGCTGGACGAGTTTGACGCCGAGTGGCACGAGACGCTCGACCCATTCGGCGCTGTCGACGATGAGATAGAAGGGATCGAGCTTCATGAGAAGACGGCCTTGCCGATGACGGGCGTGGATGGGAAGGCGACGTCGCGTGGCTCCAGCGGTATGGCTCCATGCGCCAGGCGGCCGGCATCGATGGCAAGCGCGAAGGCCTCGGCAATGCTGGCGGGATCGCCTGCGCCGGCAACGGCGGTGTTGAGAAGGACGGCATCATAACCATATTCCATGACGGTGGCGGCATGAGACGGGCGGCCGATGCCGGCATCGATGATCAGCGGCACATCCGGAAAGTGCGCCCGGAACGATCGCAGCGCCATCGGGTTCAGCGGCCCCTGAGCGGACCCGATCGGCGCGCACCAGGGCATCAGCACGCGGCAGCCGGCTTCCAGCAGCCTTTCCGCGACGACAAGGTCGTCGGTCGTGTAGGGGAAGACCTGAAAGCCCTCGCCAGTGAGGATGCGGGCCGCCTCGACAAGGCCGAAGACGTCAGGCTGCAGCGTATCGTGATGTCCGATGACTTCGAGCTTGATCCAGTCGGTGCGGAAGACGTCGCGCGCCATTTTCGCCGTCAGCACGGCCTCCTGCACGCTGTGGCATCCGGCCGTATTCGGCAGCACGCGCACGCCAAGTTCGCGGATCAGATCGAAGAAGGCGCCGCCCGCTTTGCCGCCGACGGCTTCGCGGCGAAGCGAAACGGTGACGATCTCGGTCTTCGAGCGCTTGACCGCTTCTGCAAGGACAGCTGGAGACGGATAGCGGGCGGTCCCGAGTAGCAGTCGGGAGCGGACTTCAACATCATAAAGTTTCAGCATCTCAGCCTCCTTGCATGGGTGAGAGAATTTCGATGCGGTCGCGTTCGCCGAGCCTGAAATCGGCGCGGTCCTCGCGGTGCACCAGCTCGCCGTTGACTGCGGTTGCCAGCCATTCGCCTTCGTAGTCGAGAGCGAGGAGAAGATCTGCGAGCGTCGCGGCCGCGACCTCCTGTTCCTCACCATTGATGATGAAGGTCATGATGCCCTCCTTTCCGGTTGATTGCCTTCGCCAAGAAGAAGCCGCGCCACCTCGCCTGCCATGGCAGGCGCCAGCAGAAAACCGTGGCGGTAGAGACCATTGACATGGACTGTGCGCCCTTCCTGCGTCACACGCGGCAGATTGTCGGGATAAGCCGGCCGCACGCCTGCGCCGGTTTCCGTCACCCGTGCCTCGCCGAAGGCAGGATTGAGGGTGTAGGCGGCATTCAGCAACTCCATCAGCGAACGCGCGGTGATAGGGCCGGTATCGTCACTTTCGATCATCGTCGCCCCGATCATGAAACGATTTCTTTCGCGCGGCACGATATAGATCGGATAGCGCGGATGCAGCAGGCGAACGGGGCGAGAGAGAGTCACTTCGTTCGTTTCGACGCAGAGCATCTCTCCGCGAACGCCGCGCAGGCCGGGCAGAAGGCCGATCTGAGCAGCCCCGGTGCAGTCGATCACCCGATCGTAATGGGCAAGGTCAGCATCGCCCGTGGTGCCGAATGTGAGACGCATGCGGGCTTCTTCAAGTCCGGCGGCCAGCCCCGCGAGTGCCTGCCGTGGATCGAGATGCGCTTCCTGCGGAAAGAACAATGCCCTGCGGAAGCGGCCGGCGAGATCCGGTTCAAGAGCCGCGATCGCCTGCTCGTCCAGCCATTCCCATCCGCTTGTCCGGCGACAAAAGCGGTCGAGTTCGCCGGCATCGCGCCCGGCCGCCACGACAAGCGTTCCCCGACGATTGATATGGCCGGGTAGTGCTGCCTCCCACCAATCGGCGGCAAGACGGCCGAGCGCCAGGACCGGCTCCTCCGCGCTTTCCCTTTCGCACCATGGGGCCAGCATGCCGCCGGCAAAGCCGGAAGCGCCTGCACCGATCCGGTCGGCTTGATCAGCGACGCTGACCCGGAAACCATGTCGATAGAGCTGCCAGGCAACGGTGAGGCCGGCAACGCCGGCCCCCTTGACGAGAATATGCATCGTCATTCTCCGGCAGGCGTTTTCGCGGCCTCGGCGACCGGCATGTAGAGATCGCCGCCATCACGATACCTGGCAGCCATCGCTTCCAGTCCTTCTTTCTGAGCTTCGGCGCGAATGTCGTGGGAAATGCGCATGGAACAGAATTTCGGGCCGCACATCGAACAGAAATGCGCTACCTTGTGCGCCTCTTTCGGCAGGGTCTCGTCATGGAAGGAACGCGCCGTATCCGGGTCGAGCGAGAGGTTGAACTGGTCTTCCCAGCGAAATTCGAAGCGCGCCCGCGACAGTGCATCGTCACGGATGCGGGCGGCCGGATGGCCCTTGGCAAGGTCGGCGGCATGCGCGGCAATCTTGTAGGTGATGACACCGGTCTTGACGTCGCTGCGGTCGGGCAGGCCCAGATGCTCCTTCGGCGTGACGTAGCAGAGCATCGCCGTTCCGAACCAGCCGATCATTGCGGCTCCGATGCCGGAGGTGATGTGATCGTAGCCGGGGGCGATATCGGTCGTCAGCGGTCCGAGCGTATAGAAGGGAGCCTCGCCGCAGACCTTGAGCTGCTTGTCCATATTCTCCTTGATCTTGTGCATCGGCACGTGGCCGGGGCCTTCGATCATCACCTGGCAATCCCTGGCCCAGGCGATCTTGGTCAGTTCGCCGAGGGTTTCGAGCTCGGCAAATTGCGCGGCGTCGTTGGCATCGGCGATCGAGCCGGGGCGAAGACCATCTCCAAGCGAGAAGGATACGTCATAGGCGCGGCAGATGTCGCAGATTTCCTCGAAATGCTCATAGAGGAAGCTCTCCTTGTGGTGATGCAGACACCACTTGGCCATGATCGAACCGCCGCGTGAGACGATGCCGGTGACACGATTGACGGTGAGCGGGATATAGGCAAGCCGCACGCCCGCATGAATGGTGAAATAATCGACCCCCTGCTCGGCCTGTTCAATCAGCGTATCGCGATAGACTTCCCACGTGAGATCCTCGGCTATGCCGTTCACCTTTTCCAGCGCCTGGTAGAGCGGCACCGTTCCGATCGGAACCGGCGAATTGCGGATGATCCATTCCCGGATGTTGTGAATGTTGCGGCCGGTGGAAAGGTCCATGACCGTGTCGGCACCCCAGCGGATTGCCCAGACCATCTTCTCCACCTCTTCCGCCATCGACGAGGTAACGGCCGAGTTGCCGATATTGGCGTTGATCTTCACCAGGAAATTCCGGCCGATGATCATCGGTTCGGCCTCCGGATGGTTGATGTTGGCTGGAATGATCGCCCGGCCGGCTGCCACTTCCTGCCGCACGAATTCGGCCGTCACGAAATCGGGAACGTCAGCGCCAAAGCTCTCGCCGTCGCGAGCGAGCGCCTCCTTCGTGGCCTGCCGGCCAAGGTTTTCGCGGATGGCGATGAACTCCATTTCCGGCGTGACGATGCCGGCACGCGCATAGGCGAGCTGGGTGACGGCGCGGCCGGCCTTTGCCTTCAGCGGCGTGCTGCGAAGGGGGAATTCCGGCGTCAGCCGTTCGCCTGTGGCAAAACCATTGTCTTCAGGCTTCACCACACGGCCTTCATAGGCTTCGACGTCGCCCCGCGCCCTGATCCAGCTCTCGCGCAAACGCGGGAGCCCGGCGTCGATCGAGACCGTATGTGTCGGGTCGGTATAGGGGCCGGAGGAGTCATAGACCGTTACCGGCGGTTCGCCCGAGGTCGGGTGAAGGCTGATTTCGCGCATCGGCACGCGCAGATCCGGATAGAGCGTTCCGGGCTTGGCGATCTTGGTCGAGCCCGGAAGCGGGCCGGTGGTGACGACCGGAGTAAGCTTGGGTGCAACAATATTCATGGGTGAGGCTCCAAGGTTTGACGTTTGGAGACCCAGTTCCAGAGTTGGAATGATGAAAAGACGCCTCAAGCAACAAAGCGAAATCCGCCCGACAGCCGCAGCGTCCGCACCGTCCCTACGCCAGTATGAACTGGATCAGGTTCAACGGGTCACTGCGCCACAACAGGCAAAGCCGTATTGTTCAGCAGAATCTCAGCCCCTTGCCGGGACACCCCTGGTGAATGCTCGGCATCAAAGACCGGAGTGGCCCTGATGTCAAGCCGACCCTCACGCGTTCTCATCCGCCGGCTTTGAGTCCGCGGCAGACATCATTCCGCGTCCTCACGCGAGCTACGGCTCTCGCCAAAGGACTACCGTCAGCCGATCTCGGAAACTTGCGGCTTAGATAAGCGGGGATCGGTGTATCGACCCGACTGTACAAGAAATGCGCCACACCAACAGCAGACAAGACGTGGATAGCGAGCGTGCCTGACCTTGCAGAGGGCCTGCCAACGCAATTTTCCAGACCCCGGCTCAACGGCCCGGTATGTAAGTCAAGCGGCAATATTTATTCAGCTGAATTGAATGTTCGAAATAGCAAAATCACTGGAAGTACTTATCCGATTTCAGCATTGAACATCTTTACACCGATAGCTGTTGTCCTTACTTCCTCTATCGTTATGTCTAGCAAGGCAACACCGATGTGAGACCACTCACGACGCGCCGTCCCCCAGCGGGACTCGCGGTCATTCTCCCTGACAATCAGCAGCCTTAAGCGTTCGACAGGTTCTTAGCGCGTCGCGCAAAAAGGCGCGCCATTTCCCCGTCATATCAACCAACGCCAACCGGGCGGTCATCGGGTGGACGAACCCGTGCGCCTATGCGAGAGAAAAGATGGAAACCCTCCAATACCTTAGCCCGATGGGATGGAAGGCGATCGAAATCGCTGTCACCCTCATCATACTGGCCATGCTGTTCCGGTGGAGCGGAGTAATCCGCTATATCCCCAACGACAGGCTCGGCATCCTCGAAAAGCTGTGGAGCTTTCGCGGCTCCGTCGACAATGGCTTCATCGCGCTCTATGGCGAGGCCGGCTTTCAGCCGGATGTCGTGCGCGGCGGTCTGCATTTCTTCATGCCGTTCCAGTATTCGATGCATCGCGCCAACCTCGTGACCATTCCGCAGGGCCAGATCGGCTATGTCTTCGCCCGTGACGGCGAGCCGTTGCCGCCGACCCAGACGCTGGCCTCGAATATCGATGCCGATGATTTTCAGGATGTGCGCAGCTTTCTCACCAAGGGCGGCCAGAAGGGGCCGCAACGCAAGATCCTGCGCGAAGGCACATATGCCATCAATCTCGCGCAGTTCATCGTGTTGACCGCGCAATCAACTTATGCAGTCAACCTGAACGCGTCGGAACAAAGACTGTTTTCCGACATGTCCACTTTGATCACTGAGCGGAATGGCTTCGAGCCCGTCCTCATCCACGACGCCGAGGACCTGATCGGGATCGTCACCATCCATGACGGTCCGGCGCTGCCGGATGGCGAGATCATCGCGCCGACCGTTGCCAACAACCCGAAGGATCCGAACTTCCACAATAATTTCCAGGATCCGGAGAAGTTTCTCAATGCCGGCGGTTATCGCGGCCGGCAATTGCAGGTGCTTGCCGACGGCAGCTATTTCCTCAACCGCATCTTCGCGACCGTCGAACTGGTGGAAAAGACGATCATCGACGTCGGCACGGTGGGTGTCGTCGTCTCCTATACCGGCCGGCGAAGCGCGGATATTTCAGGTCAGTCTTATCGCCACGGCGAACTGGTCGAGACGGGCGCACGCGGTGTCTGGTCGACGCCGCTTCTGCCGGGCAAATATGCGTTCAACACCTATGCCGGCAATATCATCATCGTGCCGACCACAAACTTCGTGCTCAAATGGACGAAGGAACAGTTCGGCGAGCACCGGCTGGACGAAAACCTTTCAGAAGTGTCGCTGATCACCAGGGATGCGTTCGAACCGGTGCTGCCACTCTCGGTCGTCGTGCATATCGACTATATGAAGGCGCCGCTCGTCGTGCAGCGTTTCGGGGACATCAAACGGCTGGTCGAACAGACACTCGATCCGATGGTCTCGGCCTACTTCAAGAATATCGCTCAGACCAAGACCTTGATCGAACTGCTGCAGGAACGCAGCGAAATCCAGCGCAGATCCGGTGACGAAATGCGGGAGAAGTTTTCGTCGTATAGCCTCGAGCTGCAGGAGGTGCTGATCGGTACGCCTCGCGCCAGTAATGGCCAGAACAGCATCGAGCAGATCCTCATCCAGCTGCGCGAACGCCAGATCGCCGTCGAGAAGGTCGAGACTTATAAGTTGCAGGAAGCGGCGGCGATCCAGGAGCGCACATTGCGCGAGAAAGAAGCACTGGCCGAACAGCAGGCCAAGATCACGACGTCGGCGCTCACCATCGAGATCAGCGAGAACGAAGGCAAGGCGCAGCTCGCCCGCACCCGCCAGCAGGCCGAAACCATTCAGGTCACCGCCAAGGCAGAGGCCGAGAAGGTGCGCCTGGCCGGCCTCGGCGAAGCCGACCGGATCAAGGCGATCGCACTTGCAGATGCCGAGCGTATCAAGGCGACCGGCCTTGCCGATGCCCAGAAGGTACGCGCCGTCGGTCTGGCGGAAGCCGAGGCGACCGAGAAGAAGGTCGCGGCCTTCGGCGGTCCGGACTATCAGCTCCACTCGCAGGTGCTGATGCGCTTTGCCGAAGCGATCGAAAACGGCAAGCTGCCGCTCGTGCCGCAGATCCAGGTCGCCGGTGCCGGCGGCGACAAGGGCGGCGCCAACGGCCTGGTGGAAATGATGCTGTCGATGCTGGTCGCCGATCGGCTTGGACGACAGGGTGCCCCGGCTGTGGTGCCAGCGCCGGCCGAATAACATTGATTGTGGATGGGCCGGTCATGCCGGCCCATTTTTCTTCCTGCCTAAAACGCCGGTCGGAAACTCTCGCGCAGAATTCCGAAAGTGGGCCGCCATTCGAATAGATCGACGCTCGTGTAGACGCCGGAGCCAACGAAGGGATCTCCCGCGCTGAACGCCTCGAACTCGGCCAGCGTTTCGACTTCCGCAATTACGACGGCGGTAGAAGCCCTGCCCTCGGCCGGCGGTGCAGACGGGCCGGAAAGCATGATGCGGATCGTCGCGCCGCGCAGATAGGCCTTGTGTTCCTCGATCAATCGGGAACGTTCGGCCGCCTTGCCGGGGTCGCATACGGCATAGCGGACAACGATCATTGTTTATTCCAGATCGGCGTCAGCACGAAATCGAAATCGGAGCGCCAGACCGTCGGACGATCGATACGCTCGAAAGGCGCGACCAGGCTGTTTTTGACACCAAACACCGTATCGGATTCCAGATAGGGATCGTTGCCGACAAAAGTGTGGGTTACGAGCTTCTGATAACCTGGAGCCGTGATCAGGTAATGGGTATGGGCGGGACGGTAGGGATGGCGACCGAGCGAGGCCAGCATCTGGCCGACCGGACCGTCATCCGGGATCGGATAGGAGACCGGCTTGATGCCGACGAAGCTATAGGCGCCATCTGCACCGGTGATGAAAATGCCCCGGTTGTTCCATTTCGGCTGGATATCCGGCTGCTGGACGTCGTAGAAGCCATCGGCATTATCCGACCATACGTCGATCCGGGCTCCCTCGATCGGATGACCATCGAGATCCAGCACTCGCCCGATGAAGAGGCAAGTCTCACCCTTGCCGTCGAGCGAGATGTTTTCGCCCATCTGGCGGACGGGCGCCCCTTCGATGTGAAACGGTCCAAACACGGTATTTTCCGTGGCGCCCGGCGGACGCCGGTTGTTGATCGCATCCACCAGCATCGAGAAACCCAGCGTATCGCTGAGCAGGATGAATTCCTGTCGCTGGTCATGACAGCGATGACCGGTGCGGGTCAGGAAGCCTATGGCCAGCTCCCATTCCTCCTGGGTCAGGCTTATATCCTTGGCAAAGGCATGCAAATGCTTGACAAGCGACGCCATGACTTCGGCCAGACGTGGATTGATGTCCGGCCCCATCCGCGAATTGACGGCTTCCGCGGATCTCTCTTCGCTGAAATATTCAGGCACCTGGCCTCCTCCTAATGCGTTAACGCGGCCGTGCGCCCTCCCAGGCGCTCTGCAGCAAAGCCCGGATCGCTTTTCCTTCGATCGGGCGCGGGTTCCAGTAG from Rhizobium sp. NLR16a encodes:
- a CDS encoding flotillin family protein, whose amino-acid sequence is METLQYLSPMGWKAIEIAVTLIILAMLFRWSGVIRYIPNDRLGILEKLWSFRGSVDNGFIALYGEAGFQPDVVRGGLHFFMPFQYSMHRANLVTIPQGQIGYVFARDGEPLPPTQTLASNIDADDFQDVRSFLTKGGQKGPQRKILREGTYAINLAQFIVLTAQSTYAVNLNASEQRLFSDMSTLITERNGFEPVLIHDAEDLIGIVTIHDGPALPDGEIIAPTVANNPKDPNFHNNFQDPEKFLNAGGYRGRQLQVLADGSYFLNRIFATVELVEKTIIDVGTVGVVVSYTGRRSADISGQSYRHGELVETGARGVWSTPLLPGKYAFNTYAGNIIIVPTTNFVLKWTKEQFGEHRLDENLSEVSLITRDAFEPVLPLSVVVHIDYMKAPLVVQRFGDIKRLVEQTLDPMVSAYFKNIAQTKTLIELLQERSEIQRRSGDEMREKFSSYSLELQEVLIGTPRASNGQNSIEQILIQLRERQIAVEKVETYKLQEAAAIQERTLREKEALAEQQAKITTSALTIEISENEGKAQLARTRQQAETIQVTAKAEAEKVRLAGLGEADRIKAIALADAERIKATGLADAQKVRAVGLAEAEATEKKVAAFGGPDYQLHSQVLMRFAEAIENGKLPLVPQIQVAGAGGDKGGANGLVEMMLSMLVADRLGRQGAPAVVPAPAE
- the thiO gene encoding glycine oxidase ThiO; its protein translation is MHILVKGAGVAGLTVAWQLYRHGFRVSVADQADRIGAGASGFAGGMLAPWCERESAEEPVLALGRLAADWWEAALPGHINRRGTLVVAAGRDAGELDRFCRRTSGWEWLDEQAIAALEPDLAGRFRRALFFPQEAHLDPRQALAGLAAGLEEARMRLTFGTTGDADLAHYDRVIDCTGAAQIGLLPGLRGVRGEMLCVETNEVTLSRPVRLLHPRYPIYIVPRERNRFMIGATMIESDDTGPITARSLMELLNAAYTLNPAFGEARVTETGAGVRPAYPDNLPRVTQEGRTVHVNGLYRHGFLLAPAMAGEVARLLLGEGNQPERRAS
- the thiC gene encoding phosphomethylpyrimidine synthase ThiC — its product is MNIVAPKLTPVVTTGPLPGSTKIAKPGTLYPDLRVPMREISLHPTSGEPPVTVYDSSGPYTDPTHTVSIDAGLPRLRESWIRARGDVEAYEGRVVKPEDNGFATGERLTPEFPLRSTPLKAKAGRAVTQLAYARAGIVTPEMEFIAIRENLGRQATKEALARDGESFGADVPDFVTAEFVRQEVAAGRAIIPANINHPEAEPMIIGRNFLVKINANIGNSAVTSSMAEEVEKMVWAIRWGADTVMDLSTGRNIHNIREWIIRNSPVPIGTVPLYQALEKVNGIAEDLTWEVYRDTLIEQAEQGVDYFTIHAGVRLAYIPLTVNRVTGIVSRGGSIMAKWCLHHHKESFLYEHFEEICDICRAYDVSFSLGDGLRPGSIADANDAAQFAELETLGELTKIAWARDCQVMIEGPGHVPMHKIKENMDKQLKVCGEAPFYTLGPLTTDIAPGYDHITSGIGAAMIGWFGTAMLCYVTPKEHLGLPDRSDVKTGVITYKIAAHAADLAKGHPAARIRDDALSRARFEFRWEDQFNLSLDPDTARSFHDETLPKEAHKVAHFCSMCGPKFCSMRISHDIRAEAQKEGLEAMAARYRDGGDLYMPVAEAAKTPAGE
- a CDS encoding dioxygenase, with amino-acid sequence MPEYFSEERSAEAVNSRMGPDINPRLAEVMASLVKHLHAFAKDISLTQEEWELAIGFLTRTGHRCHDQRQEFILLSDTLGFSMLVDAINNRRPPGATENTVFGPFHIEGAPVRQMGENISLDGKGETCLFIGRVLDLDGHPIEGARIDVWSDNADGFYDVQQPDIQPKWNNRGIFITGADGAYSFVGIKPVSYPIPDDGPVGQMLASLGRHPYRPAHTHYLITAPGYQKLVTHTFVGNDPYLESDTVFGVKNSLVAPFERIDRPTVWRSDFDFVLTPIWNKQ
- a CDS encoding thiamine phosphate synthase, which produces MKLDPFYLIVDSAEWVERLVPLGVKLVQLRIKDCPDSVLREQIRRSKAACAAAGCQLVVNDHWKLAIDEGCDFIHLGQEDLMAADRNAIRRAGMKLGLSTHDISELETALAAEPDYVALGPVWPTILKAMKWAPQGVERLADWRQRVGMIPLVAIGGITAERAPLVLEKGAHSAAVVTDITRNPDPEARTLQWLAATAPWRRA
- the thiS gene encoding sulfur carrier protein ThiS, giving the protein MTFIINGEEQEVAAATLADLLLALDYEGEWLATAVNGELVHREDRADFRLGERDRIEILSPMQGG
- a CDS encoding YciI family protein: MIVVRYAVCDPGKAAERSRLIEEHKAYLRGATIRIMLSGPSAPPAEGRASTAVVIAEVETLAEFEAFSAGDPFVGSGVYTSVDLFEWRPTFGILRESFRPAF
- a CDS encoding thiazole synthase, which codes for MLKLYDVEVRSRLLLGTARYPSPAVLAEAVKRSKTEIVTVSLRREAVGGKAGGAFFDLIRELGVRVLPNTAGCHSVQEAVLTAKMARDVFRTDWIKLEVIGHHDTLQPDVFGLVEAARILTGEGFQVFPYTTDDLVVAERLLEAGCRVLMPWCAPIGSAQGPLNPMALRSFRAHFPDVPLIIDAGIGRPSHAATVMEYGYDAVLLNTAVAGAGDPASIAEAFALAIDAGRLAHGAIPLEPRDVAFPSTPVIGKAVFS
- a CDS encoding DUF982 domain-containing protein encodes the protein MVERNQVRHIIASADEALDMLFKNWPVTSGSAFFMAMEACAGTVEGIVTEGEAQSAFLAAAFDARVVVRIA